The genomic window TTGTGAACAGTATATTTCTTTAAAATGGGATTGTACTTTTTTAGTTCAATTCTATCCGGAGTATTTTTTCTGTTCTTTTCAGTGACATACCTTGAAGTTCCCGGCATACCTGAAGCTTTGTGCTCCGTACATTCCAAAATAATCTGGAGTCTGTTTCCTTTTGATTTCTTTGCCATGGTAAATATGATTATATTTAGAAACCTGCTTTTTTGTCTAATTTTTTCATATAAGCAAATAGACCTAACTTGTCTATGGTGCGAATTGCCTTTGCTGTTACTTTCAGCTCAAGCCATTCTCCCGTCTCCGGTATGAAAAACTTTTTCTTTTGAAGATTTGGATTAAATCTCCTTCTCGTCTTGCGGTTTGAGTGCGAGACATTGTTGCCATAAAGTGGCTTTGTGCCTGTTAAATCGCATACTTTAGACATATCTCCTGTTTCGTTTACTTCTGATTAAAATTTGTGACTCCGTCAGGATTCAAACCTGAAACCTCCTGATCCGTAGTCAGGTGCTCTATTCAATTGAGCTACGGAGCCTCTTAGTTTCAAAATTCAGAGCGCAAAGATACACTTTTTTTACAATTCAACCTGAACCTTTTAGATTTTTATAAATTTTATGCTTTTCTTACCGTCACTGTCATTCAAAGTGAAAATGTAGAGTCCTTGGGGCAGGTAGCTGATATCCAAAATTATATTACTGGCCCCATTGGGATTTGCAGGTATGATTGATTTTAATACCACCTGCCCTGTTACATTGAATATCCCAACATCTGCAGCTTCTATTCTGGTTGGATGGTAATCCACTTGTAGCTTTCCCTGACTTAAAGTATAGTGTAGCTCAGCAATCCTTTCTGGACTCGTGACACCACAATATTCCATCAAACAATTGAAAGCTTTATAGACATTCAGCCGGGAGCCTGTTGCTGTAATACCTGTGAGATCCACGAGTTTATCTGAGCATGTTTCAATCAGCTTTCTCACTAATCTGGCTGCGGAATCAGGTTGAGTCTTGGCGAGTGTCGTCAATTTAGGACAAAACTGATAAAGCAATCCTACGGTTGCTGTTACATGAGGACTTGAAAAAGAACAACCCGATACAGGTTCTACATTTCCACTGGAATTGATCCCTGGAATATCTTCACCCGGTGCACCCATATCTACATGTACCTTGTTGTACCCGGCAGCCGTCACTTTTCTATCTTGAGAATTCGTGTTTGTCACCGTTATCAAATATGGACTGGGACAAAGTCCGGGAATATCACCGGCGACGGCTATGTCATATGGGTCATTGATTGTCGCACAGGAATTGAGTATTCCGTTGATTCCTACTGAATCATAAATCCCACACAATAATGAATATTCTGTCGGAAATGCATCAGGTATTCCAACAGAAATATTAGTTCCTACGACAAAACCTCCCTTTTTCCATTACTCCTCATGTATTGCTTTCTGAGTTGCATAAAATAGACATAACAATCCATCATATCAAATGAAGTATTTGCAGAGCAAGGAACCAATTTGACCTTTTGCATTACTCCTGTGAGTTTGACCTTGTTGTCGCCCCGCGCACCGATCGTAGACAAAACTTGGGTTCCATGTGACATGATGGGGTGATCATCACCAATACCGGCTCTGGCACTGTATCCTGTATAATCATCTACATACCCATTTGCGTCATCATCTTTCATATTGTCAGGTATTTCACCATAGTTGTGAAATAAGTTCAAGAACAAATCATCTTCATTTATATTAAAACCTAAGTCCACGACACCGATAGCTATTGTATCTCCTTCTGGGGAGAGTCCCGAATTTCCGAAGCACCACACTTCATTTGCTCCGATTTTTTCCATGGACCACTGTGTAGCAAACAGAGGATCATTGGGATTGCATGACCTGGAAGTTAGCGTACTGTTGATTTGGAATCCGAGGATATTTGGAGATTGAGCCAATAGGCGAATCTCATCTGAAGATTGAAGATTTTTAGGAAACTCAATCAAATCTAATTCAGTGTTCCCTAATTGAATTGTTCCAAGTACTTTATAATTATTTACGGCATTTTCATCCTTGCCAAAACTGATGCTTGATTCTGCTCTTCTTTCGATAATATACTGGTGAGCTATCCTTTGTGCTTTTGATAAGCTAAAACAAATAACCAATAGTGCTCCCAGTATTGTGTGTCGTCGCATCATAAACTTTCCTTTATTTGATTTCTTAACGAAAAAAAGTAATCAAAGCTACTAATTATTTTACTTCCATACCATGAAAATGCCTTTGCATCTACCAGTACACTGGGGAAGGGGAAGTATGCCTGGTCTTTTGATGCAAAAGGATATGGTTCATCTGAAAGCAAGAGTATATCGGGATCTTTTTGGGCGATTTCTTCAAGAGTCAGAGCAGGGTATCTCAACATATCGGAGCAAACATTGATCCAACCTGCTGCTTCTATCATACTATGTATAAATGTATCACCTCCAACACTCATAATTGGATTTTTCCAAATTAAATAACAAATGCGATATTTTGAATTGTTAGAATTTAGGTTTTGGTAAAACTTCATTTCCTGTTGAATCCGATCATTGATCCGATTTCCTAAATTCTGACTGTCCGTAATCTTGGAAATATCAGAAATTGTACGTTGATTGTCCGATAGATTTTTGATCTCACTGATATATACATTAAAATATTCTTTGAGTTCAACAATGGCATCTTTTGGATTCTCTTCTTTGTTTGCAATAATCAAATCAGGCCTCAACTCAAGTATGGCTTGAATGTCAAATTTTTTTGTACCTCCAATCTCTTTACATTCCTTGGATAATCTGGGATCATTAGGGCAATATCTCGTCTTCCCAATAATTCCATTTCCAAGTCCAAGATCACAACAAAGCGATGTTAAGGAAGGTACTAAACTCACTATTCGTTGAGCAGATGGATTGAACGTTATATCAAATCCCAATTGATCCTTAATCTGGATCATTACTATTCTAATACATTTACAAAAAACAAGTAATCCCCAAATCCTGCAATCCGATTAATTTGTTTTATCTGGGGATAGGGTAGGCTGAGTGTTTTTACCCATCTATGTTCTGCGGGATTTAATAGAAAAAATGTTTGTCCATTACCGCATATAATCTGATTGGTGTTTGTCAGGTAAAAATCTTCTGTACCAAATGGCATATCAGCCAATATTTCCGCCCGTTCAGTGATTGGGTCATATTTTTTTAATTTCCATTTAGAATCGAGAATTTTATGAACAAAGTAAATCATTCCATTCTTGACTTCAAAACTTCTACCTATATGGGATGCAAACATCTTTCTCACCTCATTGTCTTCATTGCAAAAGGCAAGTAGATTGCTTTCATCTACTATAAAACATACCCATTTTTTTTCACTAAAAAATCTGTAGTAACCAATTTTGCCGTGATGGCTTAATAAATCAATAGGTTTGTTCTGATTAATCCTGTTAATACCAACCAATGATTGCGTGATTGTATCAGCTTCTGGAACTCTCACCACAGTGATTAGGTCTTTGATCTGAGGATGAAGTCTTGGTGAATATTCAGAATGTGCTGAATTGCTTAAATTTCTTATGGATGATTCATCCAGATCAAATTCATAAATATCCGTTTGGTCTGAACCACGTAATTGAACTGTAGCGAGAAAGTGATCAGCGGACAAAGGGTACACCTGATTGTTATACGCACCGGGATTGTTACCCGACAGAAGTAGAATTTGATCAAAATTCCATGAACTGTCTTCTATGTTATTGATCCGTATTCGATAAATTTCTGTTATAGGTAATTGAGCCATATTAGGTTCAAAACCTGACACCAGGAATCCAATTAAGAACCAAAATTTTATACAAATTCTCAGCATAGATTTAATTCAGAACGGATTAATCTACTTTGTTCGGTGATCTGAATATTCTATTCCAATTAATACCATCCCGGAGAGTAGCATTCTTTAAACTAAACCAGATCAGTATCGGTTTTCCGACAATATGGTCTTCCGGTACAAAACCCCAGTATCTGGAATCTTCAGAGTTGTGTCTGTTGTCACCCATTGCCCAATAATAGCTTTGTTTAAATGTATAAGAATCAGCTACCTGATCATTGATGAATATTTGACCATTTTTTATCTCCAACTTATTGCCTTCATATGTTCCAATCACACGTGTATATAATGCAATATTTGACAAATTTATTGGGATCGTAACTCCTTTTTGTGGCATCCAGATTGGCCCATAATTCGCAATTGTCCAGTTGTTAAAATGCGCTGTATCGTAGGGGAATAATTGATGGTCCAAAGGTTGATACCTTTCGACCTGAATTTGAGGATCAATTGCTTTTATTCTACCGACCTGATCCTCATCTAAAGCATAGATACCCCGATTTGGGTCCGATTCTTTCAAGCTCACACCCCATTCATCGAGTTTTTTTAATGGGAGAGGAAATGGAGATTTTACAAAATATACAAACTGCAAATGTCTGGGATTAGCTGAGGCTACCCCATTGATGAAAACCTGATTGTCAATGATCTGCAGGCTATCTCCTGGCATTGCAACACAACGTTTGATATAGTGATCCTTTTTGTCAAGAGGTCTGACAACCAATTTCTGTCCTGCAACCTCACGCCTAGCTTCGGGTTGCTGTTGAACTTGAAACGCTGCCCAACTCCTTTTTGGCGTGACATAAACGCTATCACCTGCCGGCCAATTAAAAACAAATGGATCATTGCGCTTGATAGGAGACAGTGCAGGTAACCTTTTATAAGGTAAACTAGGTTTGCTCAAATATGATTCTGTACCCAAGATAGGAATAGTATTATGCAATAAAGGTACCATAGCTACAGTCATTGGCATCCTGATACCATAATGAGCCTTGCTTACAAAGAGAAAGTCACCTACTTTCAAACTGCCTTCCATGGATGAAGTAGGTATCACAAATGCTTCGATTAAGAACATTCTGATAAAGGCAGCTGCGAACACAGCAAAAATGATAGACTCCAACCATTCTCGCATACTATTTTTCGCATATGCGCTTGTTGATTTTAATTTATTGATTCTATTTTCATCCTTCGCTTTAATTGCATCATGTAATTGGTTGTGATAATTTTTTTCAGCAGTATATCCTGGTTCAATGTATTTTATTGAATCATTTTTTCCGATCATATAAAATATAACAGGAGGCAAAATCACTGCCAGTGTGCTGTGCCAAAATCTCATCATCCCAAAAGATCTGACCAGGTCGATGCACATTCCTGTGAATATGAAAATATTCACGATAGGAAATAATAGCCATAGAGCATGAGATGGTTTTCTGCCTATAATTTTACACCATTCGACGAAATTTATACCGGGAATCCATGCTTTGCTCGCCTCAACTCCTGCTTTTGGAAAAACCCATGAAAGACTGAGACAAAGTATGATATACAAAAAGAGAAAAATAAATATAGCAGTCACTTGTTCGGTTGTTTTATGTCCCAAAGATAAGTCAATTCATATGAAAGCAAGTCATTTAAGA from Saprospiraceae bacterium includes these protein-coding regions:
- the rpmG gene encoding 50S ribosomal protein L33, whose protein sequence is MAKKSKGNRLQIILECTEHKASGMPGTSRYVTEKNRKNTPDRIELKKYNPILKKYTVHKEIK
- a CDS encoding S8 family peptidase yields the protein MCGIYDSVGINGILNSCATINDPYDIAVAGDIPGLCPSPYLITVTNTNSQDRKVTAAGYNKVHVDMGAPGEDIPGINSSGNVEPVSGCSFSSPHVTATVGLLYQFCPKLTTLAKTQPDSAARLVRKLIETCSDKLVDLTGITATGSRLNVYKAFNCLMEYCGVTSPERIAELHYTLSQGKLQVDYHPTRIEAADVGIFNVTGQVVLKSIIPANPNGASNIILDISYLPQGLYIFTLNDSDGKKSIKFIKI
- the lepB gene encoding signal peptidase I, with the protein product MTAIFIFLFLYIILCLSLSWVFPKAGVEASKAWIPGINFVEWCKIIGRKPSHALWLLFPIVNIFIFTGMCIDLVRSFGMMRFWHSTLAVILPPVIFYMIGKNDSIKYIEPGYTAEKNYHNQLHDAIKAKDENRINKLKSTSAYAKNSMREWLESIIFAVFAAAFIRMFLIEAFVIPTSSMEGSLKVGDFLFVSKAHYGIRMPMTVAMVPLLHNTIPILGTESYLSKPSLPYKRLPALSPIKRNDPFVFNWPAGDSVYVTPKRSWAAFQVQQQPEARREVAGQKLVVRPLDKKDHYIKRCVAMPGDSLQIIDNQVFINGVASANPRHLQFVYFVKSPFPLPLKKLDEWGVSLKESDPNRGIYALDEDQVGRIKAIDPQIQVERYQPLDHQLFPYDTAHFNNWTIANYGPIWMPQKGVTIPINLSNIALYTRVIGTYEGNKLEIKNGQIFINDQVADSYTFKQSYYWAMGDNRHNSEDSRYWGFVPEDHIVGKPILIWFSLKNATLRDGINWNRIFRSPNKVD
- the rpmB gene encoding 50S ribosomal protein L28; the protein is MSKVCDLTGTKPLYGNNVSHSNRKTRRRFNPNLQKKKFFIPETGEWLELKVTAKAIRTIDKLGLFAYMKKLDKKAGF
- a CDS encoding ABC transporter substrate-binding protein: MIQIKDQLGFDITFNPSAQRIVSLVPSLTSLCCDLGLGNGIIGKTRYCPNDPRLSKECKEIGGTKKFDIQAILELRPDLIIANKEENPKDAIVELKEYFNVYISEIKNLSDNQRTISDISKITDSQNLGNRINDRIQQEMKFYQNLNSNNSKYRICYLIWKNPIMSVGGDTFIHSMIEAAGWINVCSDMLRYPALTLEEIAQKDPDILLLSDEPYPFASKDQAYFPFPSVLVDAKAFSWYGSKIISSFDYFFSLRNQIKESL